The Lentzea guizhouensis genome contains a region encoding:
- a CDS encoding toll/interleukin-1 receptor domain-containing protein, with protein sequence MDVARGREDDAETLVFINYRSGDNPSAAGFLHAALSTRFGPESIFLDYESIPLGREFPAVLEERVRRSAVLLVVVGERWLDDELGGRLVHDPQDWVRKEILIAFEHGVPVVPVLFGEARIVPERLPEELSELPRLQAFKVGNQSQGQDMAALADRLVRDFPRLGECTGRQVRTVAECRDPVALGVHAAMEHPGGLVPPYVPRHVDASVRTALREGRHVLLVGDSTAGKSRTAYEAMRVELPGHVLVAPADAAELATELAGLTGTRTPHVLWLDDLHRYLGAGVLTARSVAELTGTVVVIATIGRRTTRSTPPTWSAKRCGTRIAGAAWCPRRRCWNCSRRCRWTAGGRSGNCATPRNWTTRGCSRPRRTATGTASPSTSPPGRSWCRSGATGGRREWHHGDQLWWPRRSTCSGRG encoded by the coding sequence ATGGATGTCGCGAGAGGCCGCGAGGACGACGCCGAAACCCTGGTGTTCATCAACTACCGGAGCGGTGACAACCCCTCCGCGGCCGGGTTTCTGCACGCGGCACTGTCCACGAGGTTCGGTCCGGAGTCGATCTTCCTCGACTACGAGTCCATTCCGCTCGGCCGGGAGTTTCCCGCCGTGCTGGAAGAACGGGTCAGGCGCAGTGCCGTTCTGCTCGTCGTCGTCGGTGAGCGGTGGCTGGACGACGAGCTCGGCGGGCGCTTGGTCCACGATCCCCAGGACTGGGTGCGCAAGGAGATCCTCATCGCGTTCGAGCACGGTGTCCCCGTGGTGCCTGTGCTGTTCGGCGAGGCCAGGATCGTGCCGGAGCGGCTTCCCGAGGAGCTGTCGGAGCTGCCGCGACTGCAGGCCTTCAAGGTGGGGAACCAGAGCCAGGGGCAGGACATGGCCGCCCTGGCCGACAGGTTGGTCCGCGACTTCCCCCGGTTGGGCGAGTGCACCGGGCGTCAGGTGCGGACGGTCGCGGAGTGCCGGGACCCCGTCGCGCTGGGAGTGCACGCGGCGATGGAGCACCCCGGCGGCCTGGTCCCGCCGTACGTGCCACGCCACGTGGACGCATCTGTCCGCACCGCGCTCCGGGAAGGCAGGCACGTGCTTCTGGTCGGCGACTCCACCGCGGGGAAGTCCCGCACCGCGTACGAGGCCATGCGGGTGGAACTGCCCGGCCACGTCCTCGTCGCCCCCGCCGACGCGGCCGAGCTGGCGACGGAGCTCGCCGGCCTGACGGGAACGCGGACACCACACGTCTTGTGGCTGGACGACCTGCACCGCTACCTGGGAGCCGGAGTGCTCACCGCGCGGTCGGTCGCCGAGCTGACCGGCACAGTGGTCGTCATCGCCACGATCGGGCGTCGCACCACACGCTCTACACCACCGACCTGGAGCGCGAAGCGGTGCGGGACCCGGATCGCTGGCGCGGCCTGGTGCCCGCGGCGAAGGTGCTGGAACTGTTCGCGAAGGTGCCGGTGGACCGCAGGTGGTCGGAGCGGGAACTGCGCGACGCCGCGGAACTGGACGACCCGCGGTTGCAGCAGGCCGCGGCGCACGGCGACCGGTACGGCGTCGCCGAGTACATCGCCGCCGGGCCGCAGCTGGTGCAGAAGTGGCGCGACGGGTGGTCGCCGGGAGTGGCACCACGGGGATCAGCTCTGGTGGCCGCGGCGATCGACCTGTTCAGGGCGGGGATGA
- a CDS encoding ABC transporter ATP-binding protein: MTNTETTPDVRTGKEILRIAVRRNRSAMAGGTLLMGSYQAAETAVPILLGAIVEFALRGGQLSSLGLALLGLGLVMATVSYSWRFGMRILQKANTTEAHRWRVAVADRGLQPVARDVELKSGEVLTVATEDADQTADIIEVVPLLIASLVSITIAGVVLAVISVPLGVTVFAGTAAILTVLSFMSRRIGASTQVQQAKVARAGAKVSDLIAGLRPLHGFGGSYQAFQAYRRVSDEARKQSVVVARVNGVYAGTALALNSLLAAAVTLWAGWLTFDGQISIGQLVTAVGLAQFLIEPLKLFSEMPKYVMIARASADRMALVLAAPPRMTPGVEEPGPDGGLEVEAVRHGSLRGVSFSVQPGELVAVAAYQPQAAADLAAVLSVDVPPATYSGVVRVGERELARLTVDSVRKHLLVNPAHHEVFAGTLRDNVDPSGTSTLVDEAVNAAMLTDVVALHAEGLDYAVRDRGANLSGGQRQRLSLARALAADPEILVLHDPTTAVDAVTELLIARNVASLRRGRTTVVITSSPALLDVADRVVVLDGGLVTSQGTHRELLGRDAEYQLAVAR; encoded by the coding sequence TTGACGAACACTGAGACCACTCCCGACGTCCGCACCGGCAAGGAGATCCTGCGGATCGCCGTGCGCCGCAACCGGAGCGCGATGGCCGGCGGCACCCTGCTGATGGGGTCCTACCAGGCGGCCGAGACAGCTGTGCCGATCCTGCTCGGCGCGATCGTCGAGTTCGCGTTGCGCGGTGGGCAGCTCAGCTCGCTGGGTCTCGCGCTGCTCGGGCTGGGGCTCGTGATGGCGACGGTGTCGTACTCGTGGCGCTTCGGCATGCGGATCTTGCAGAAGGCGAACACGACCGAGGCGCACCGGTGGCGGGTCGCGGTGGCCGACCGCGGCCTGCAGCCGGTGGCGCGCGACGTCGAGCTGAAGTCCGGCGAGGTGCTGACCGTCGCCACCGAGGACGCCGACCAGACCGCGGACATCATCGAGGTGGTGCCGCTGCTGATCGCCTCGCTGGTGTCGATCACGATCGCGGGCGTGGTGCTCGCGGTGATCAGCGTGCCGCTGGGCGTGACGGTGTTCGCGGGCACGGCGGCGATCCTGACCGTGCTGAGCTTCATGTCGCGGCGGATCGGCGCGAGCACGCAGGTGCAGCAGGCGAAGGTGGCGCGGGCCGGCGCGAAGGTGTCGGACCTGATCGCCGGTCTGCGGCCGCTGCACGGGTTCGGCGGCTCGTACCAGGCGTTCCAGGCCTACCGGCGGGTGTCGGACGAGGCCAGGAAGCAGTCGGTCGTGGTCGCGCGGGTCAACGGCGTCTACGCGGGCACGGCGCTGGCGCTGAACTCGTTGCTGGCGGCGGCGGTCACGCTGTGGGCGGGCTGGCTCACGTTCGACGGGCAGATCTCGATCGGGCAGCTGGTGACGGCGGTCGGCCTGGCGCAGTTCCTGATCGAGCCGCTGAAGCTGTTCTCCGAGATGCCGAAGTACGTGATGATCGCGCGTGCCTCGGCGGACCGGATGGCGCTGGTGCTCGCCGCGCCGCCGCGGATGACGCCCGGTGTCGAGGAACCCGGCCCGGACGGTGGCCTGGAGGTCGAGGCGGTGCGGCACGGGTCGCTGCGCGGGGTGTCGTTCTCCGTGCAGCCCGGCGAGCTCGTCGCCGTGGCGGCATATCAGCCGCAGGCGGCGGCCGACCTGGCCGCCGTGCTGTCGGTCGACGTGCCGCCCGCGACGTACTCGGGTGTGGTGCGGGTCGGCGAGCGGGAGCTCGCGAGGCTGACGGTCGACAGCGTCCGCAAGCACCTGCTGGTGAACCCCGCGCACCACGAGGTGTTCGCGGGAACGTTGCGGGACAACGTTGATCCGTCCGGAACGTCCACACTGGTCGATGAGGCGGTGAACGCGGCGATGCTCACCGACGTCGTGGCCCTGCACGCCGAGGGCCTCGACTACGCGGTGCGGGACCGGGGCGCGAACCTGTCCGGCGGTCAGCGGCAGCGGTTGTCACTGGCCCGCGCGCTGGCCGCGGACCCGGAGATCCTGGTGCTGCACGACCCGACCACCGCAGTGGACGCGGTGACCGAGCTCCTGATCGCCCGCAACGTCGCCTCGTTGCGCCGCGGCCGCACCACCGTCGTGATCACCAGCAGCCCGGCGCTGCTGGACGTGGCGGACCGGGTGGTCGTGCTCGACGGCGGCCTGGTCACGAGCCAGGGCACGCACCGCGAACTGCTCGGCCGGGACGCCGAGTACCAGCTCGCGGTGGCGCGCTGA
- a CDS encoding alpha/beta hydrolase-fold protein encodes MARFAEYGLTATPGTPEFWDSVTGPVSVPVDGGYRTLFLWRGAEASLRFESWSDPVSLRRFEDSDCWYAEVAMPHRLRVTYHFFDGAEYDGEHADPFNAFGAGPNRSIAATPDADPQPHWPAVGPDEVLDVPSTRFRWNGVLGRKTVRVHRGGEPVVLLLDGDDWMYVHPAVAAFESAVQAGEMPSATLVFLPTPRDRDAEYTGAALWPAVRDELLPLLAENGVTVDLRRFVVAGQSLGGLSAFRAALDFPELVTRVACQSGSFWWTPALPDQGFSLNGPAGGDTAERLRDAELSGLRVAFDVGEHEPRMHRHCEVVEDLAEKAGATVRTHRSPAGHDRAGWRQALVRDVAWLLTER; translated from the coding sequence ATGGCACGCTTCGCCGAGTACGGGCTCACCGCGACCCCCGGCACCCCGGAGTTCTGGGACTCCGTGACAGGACCGGTGTCCGTTCCCGTGGACGGCGGCTACCGGACGTTGTTCCTCTGGCGCGGCGCGGAGGCGTCGCTGCGGTTCGAGTCGTGGTCGGACCCGGTGTCGTTACGACGCTTCGAGGACAGCGACTGCTGGTACGCCGAGGTCGCGATGCCGCACCGGCTGCGCGTGACGTACCACTTCTTCGACGGCGCCGAGTACGACGGCGAGCACGCGGACCCGTTCAACGCTTTCGGTGCCGGTCCGAACCGCTCGATCGCCGCGACGCCTGATGCCGACCCGCAGCCGCACTGGCCGGCCGTGGGACCGGACGAGGTGCTGGACGTGCCGTCGACCCGGTTCCGGTGGAACGGCGTGCTGGGCCGCAAGACCGTGCGCGTGCATCGCGGCGGTGAGCCGGTCGTGCTGTTGTTGGACGGCGACGACTGGATGTACGTGCACCCGGCGGTGGCGGCGTTCGAGTCTGCGGTGCAGGCGGGCGAAATGCCTTCTGCGACTTTGGTTTTCCTGCCCACGCCCCGTGACCGCGACGCCGAGTACACGGGTGCGGCGCTGTGGCCGGCGGTCCGGGACGAGCTGCTGCCGTTGCTCGCCGAGAACGGCGTGACCGTGGACCTGCGGCGGTTCGTGGTCGCCGGGCAGAGCCTGGGCGGGTTGAGCGCTTTCCGGGCCGCGCTGGACTTCCCGGAGCTGGTGACGCGGGTGGCGTGCCAGTCGGGGTCGTTCTGGTGGACCCCGGCACTGCCGGACCAGGGCTTCTCGCTGAACGGCCCGGCCGGCGGCGACACGGCGGAACGGCTGCGGGACGCGGAGCTGTCCGGGCTGCGGGTGGCGTTCGACGTCGGCGAGCACGAGCCGCGCATGCACCGGCACTGCGAGGTGGTGGAGGACCTGGCGGAGAAGGCGGGTGCGACCGTCCGGACCCACCGCTCCCCCGCCGGGCACGACCGCGCGGGCTGGCGGCAGGCACTCGTGCGAGATGTGGCCTGGCTGCTGACCGAACGGTGA
- a CDS encoding substrate-binding domain-containing protein, producing the protein MIRRLIPAVAAVALLAGCSDDPDPIRPVGEAEAGVLRVLAGSELADLQPILDEAAKATGVTVKLSFTGTIEGAEKVASGTAEQGFDAVWFSSNRYLELVPEAQKRLGTATKVMGSPVVLGLPAAKVRELGWDGKQVGWAEIAAAAGQKKFSYGMTDPSASNSGFSALVGVAAALSGSGSALDAAKISAVSPQLKEFFSAQTMSAGSSGWLSEAYARRAKGEDPGTKVDGLINYESVLLSLNASTPQPLTLIYPNDGVVTADYPLTLLTSATSDAREAHQKLSDHLKSADVQRKIMDSTHRRPVVPQVPLDRKFAVRDLVELPFPGSQSAVDGLVTTYFDQLRRPSRTLYVLDTSGSMEGDPIEGLREAVVGLTGADSSLAGKFNRFHGREQVTLLPFNSGPRSPQKYEVPQDNARPVLDQIGSSAKALNASGGTAIYSSLRSGYDVLREQINADPDRFTSIVLMTDGENTGSEDVEDFSVFHATLPQNLKGIPVFPVLFGESATSEMERVAKMSGGKVFDARSRSLSAAFKEIRGYQ; encoded by the coding sequence ATGATCCGCCGCCTCATCCCGGCAGTCGCCGCCGTGGCGCTGCTCGCGGGGTGTTCCGACGACCCCGACCCGATCAGACCTGTCGGCGAGGCCGAGGCCGGCGTCCTGCGCGTGCTCGCCGGCAGCGAGCTCGCCGACCTGCAGCCGATCTTGGACGAGGCCGCCAAGGCCACCGGTGTCACGGTGAAGCTCAGCTTCACCGGCACGATCGAGGGTGCCGAGAAGGTCGCGTCCGGCACCGCCGAACAGGGGTTCGACGCGGTGTGGTTCTCGTCCAACCGCTACCTCGAACTCGTGCCGGAGGCCCAGAAACGCCTTGGCACGGCCACGAAGGTGATGGGCTCCCCCGTCGTGCTCGGGCTGCCCGCCGCGAAGGTGCGGGAGCTGGGCTGGGACGGCAAGCAGGTCGGCTGGGCGGAGATCGCCGCGGCGGCCGGGCAGAAGAAGTTCTCCTACGGCATGACCGACCCGTCGGCCTCGAACTCCGGCTTCTCCGCGCTCGTCGGGGTGGCGGCGGCGTTGTCCGGCTCGGGTTCCGCGCTGGACGCCGCGAAGATCTCCGCGGTCTCCCCGCAGCTCAAGGAGTTCTTCTCGGCGCAGACGATGTCGGCCGGGTCGTCCGGCTGGCTGTCGGAGGCGTACGCGCGGCGGGCGAAGGGCGAGGACCCCGGCACCAAAGTGGACGGTCTGATCAACTACGAGTCGGTGTTGTTGTCGCTCAACGCTTCCACGCCGCAGCCGTTGACGTTGATCTACCCGAACGACGGCGTGGTCACCGCCGACTACCCGCTGACCCTGCTGACGAGCGCGACCTCGGACGCCCGTGAGGCGCACCAGAAGCTGTCGGACCACTTGAAGTCGGCCGACGTCCAGCGCAAGATCATGGACTCCACGCACCGGCGACCGGTCGTGCCGCAGGTGCCGCTCGACCGGAAGTTCGCGGTGCGCGACCTGGTGGAGCTGCCCTTCCCCGGCAGCCAGTCCGCTGTGGACGGTCTGGTCACCACGTACTTCGACCAGCTGCGCCGCCCGTCCCGCACGCTGTACGTGCTCGACACGTCCGGCTCGATGGAGGGTGACCCGATCGAGGGCCTGCGCGAGGCCGTCGTCGGTCTCACCGGCGCCGACTCCTCGCTGGCCGGCAAGTTCAACCGCTTCCACGGCCGCGAGCAGGTGACGCTGCTGCCGTTCAACAGCGGCCCCCGCTCCCCGCAGAAGTACGAGGTGCCGCAGGACAACGCGCGCCCGGTGCTCGACCAGATCGGCAGCTCGGCGAAGGCGTTGAACGCAAGCGGCGGCACCGCGATCTACAGCAGCCTGCGCAGCGGGTACGACGTGCTGCGCGAACAGATCAACGCCGACCCCGACCGCTTCACCTCGATCGTGCTGATGACCGACGGCGAGAACACCGGTTCCGAGGACGTCGAGGACTTCTCGGTGTTCCACGCGACCCTGCCGCAGAACCTGAAGGGCATCCCGGTCTTCCCGGTGCTGTTCGGAGAGAGCGCCACCTCCGAGATGGAACGGGTGGCGAAGATGAGCGGCGGCAAGGTGTTCGACGCCCGCAGCCGCTCGCTCTCGGCCGCCTTCAAGGAGATCCGTGGCTACCAGTAA
- a CDS encoding tetratricopeptide repeat protein, which produces MGRYHREEDDLEQAETFLRRAAEAGHPPAAADLGAVLLASSRADEARGWLETALAAGIRQAGINLGILHLLRGEVGAGADLLEDVADLVEGRLATRLASDLANDGDHQRARRWLLRAHERGHEQAALLIGESFLVTGDEADAEHWLRTAWERGVLAAADHLGKLHFHRGEWDAAEPFLRAGAESGSPEAATLLGSLHYQRDELEEAEHWLRKATSAGSRGARLALGVVLLDKSALDEAESVLLDSLSAHEAEAATYLAKVQHQRGDEAGAERWARRALGVRYDSEPALLLSSILMEQRRYDEAVAVLVPGHEAGDPEVTHNLGMATFHRGDLETAVQLFTQAQMAGVPESATALRAIFREITRAAEAEEHRRRRSWWRRRS; this is translated from the coding sequence ATGGGGCGCTACCACCGGGAGGAGGACGATCTGGAGCAGGCGGAGACGTTCCTGCGACGCGCTGCCGAAGCGGGACATCCGCCGGCAGCCGCCGACCTCGGAGCAGTGCTGCTCGCGTCGTCGCGAGCCGATGAGGCCCGCGGGTGGTTGGAAACGGCGCTCGCAGCCGGAATCCGCCAAGCCGGGATCAACCTCGGCATCCTGCACCTCCTGCGCGGCGAGGTCGGTGCCGGCGCGGACCTGCTGGAGGACGTCGCCGATCTCGTGGAAGGCCGGCTGGCGACCAGACTCGCCTCCGACCTGGCGAACGACGGCGACCACCAGCGCGCTCGTCGCTGGCTGCTCCGCGCTCACGAGCGCGGCCACGAGCAGGCCGCGCTCCTCATCGGCGAGTCCTTCCTCGTGACCGGCGACGAGGCCGATGCCGAGCACTGGCTGCGCACGGCGTGGGAGCGAGGGGTCCTGGCCGCCGCCGACCACCTCGGAAAGCTCCACTTCCACCGCGGTGAGTGGGATGCGGCCGAGCCGTTCCTGCGAGCGGGTGCCGAGTCCGGGTCCCCCGAAGCGGCCACCCTGCTCGGCAGCCTGCACTACCAACGGGACGAGCTCGAGGAGGCGGAGCACTGGCTGCGGAAGGCCACGTCCGCGGGCAGCCGCGGAGCCCGGTTGGCCCTGGGGGTGGTGCTCCTCGACAAGAGCGCGCTGGACGAGGCCGAATCCGTGCTGCTGGACAGCCTGAGCGCGCACGAGGCCGAGGCTGCGACGTACCTCGCCAAGGTCCAGCACCAGCGCGGGGACGAGGCCGGGGCCGAGCGGTGGGCGAGGAGGGCGCTCGGCGTCCGGTACGACAGCGAACCCGCACTGCTGCTCAGCTCGATCCTGATGGAGCAGCGGAGGTACGACGAGGCGGTGGCGGTGTTGGTGCCCGGTCACGAAGCCGGCGATCCGGAAGTGACCCACAACCTCGGGATGGCCACCTTCCACCGGGGAGACCTGGAGACCGCGGTCCAGCTCTTCACCCAGGCCCAGATGGCGGGCGTTCCCGAGTCCGCCACAGCGTTGCGCGCCATCTTCCGCGAGATCACGCGGGCAGCAGAGGCCGAGGAGCACCGGCGGAGACGTTCCTGGTGGCGAAGACGCTCCTGA
- a CDS encoding toxic anion resistance protein — protein sequence MTDFVLTPPDPVEPVPVERAAGLIPVADDTRTELSAQAQAFIDALNAVDPQSPDFSRIVDEALVLGEAEMRVAAQVAGRMLDRTLASVQSPNTTQVSTSLTELRRSVRELDPQDLSKLTGRKVLGFLPGGNAAKGLLARLRAADEPVNRIVLKLRSGQDALKRDNAAIKGERQRLWDLMTKLSQDAALAGEMDEAVERQVQILDLSDPGRANALRADVLFGLRQRHQDLLTQLAVCAQGYLALDVVRRNNDELIKGIERAVGTTVTALRIGVAVAAALAGQREVIDQVDAVRGLTDSILKSNAALMSSQGQDIQRIAATPAVGVEAVRTSFDQIYAAIDAIDTFKARAADSMAGTVQALDFEIRRAHDHLSRVRGAEEQA from the coding sequence ATGACGGACTTCGTGCTCACTCCCCCGGACCCCGTCGAGCCGGTCCCGGTCGAGCGGGCGGCCGGGCTCATCCCCGTCGCCGACGACACCCGCACCGAGCTGTCAGCGCAGGCCCAGGCGTTCATCGACGCCTTGAACGCCGTTGACCCGCAGTCGCCGGACTTCAGCCGGATCGTGGATGAGGCACTCGTGCTCGGCGAGGCGGAGATGCGGGTGGCCGCGCAGGTCGCCGGCCGGATGCTCGACCGCACGCTGGCCTCGGTGCAGTCGCCGAACACCACGCAGGTGTCGACGAGCCTGACCGAGCTGCGCCGGTCGGTGCGCGAGCTCGACCCGCAGGACCTGTCGAAGCTGACCGGCCGCAAGGTCCTCGGGTTCCTCCCCGGTGGCAACGCCGCGAAGGGCCTGCTGGCGCGGTTGCGGGCGGCCGACGAGCCGGTCAACCGGATCGTGCTGAAGCTGCGGTCCGGGCAGGACGCGCTCAAACGGGACAACGCGGCCATCAAGGGCGAGCGGCAGCGGTTGTGGGACCTGATGACCAAGCTGTCGCAGGACGCCGCGCTCGCCGGTGAGATGGACGAGGCGGTCGAACGGCAGGTGCAGATCCTCGACCTGTCGGATCCGGGACGGGCCAACGCGTTGCGCGCCGACGTGCTGTTCGGGCTGAGGCAACGGCACCAGGACCTGCTGACCCAGCTCGCCGTCTGCGCGCAGGGGTACCTGGCGCTCGACGTCGTGCGCCGCAACAACGACGAGCTGATCAAGGGCATCGAACGGGCGGTCGGCACGACCGTCACGGCGCTGCGCATCGGGGTCGCGGTCGCCGCGGCGCTCGCCGGGCAGCGCGAGGTGATCGACCAGGTCGACGCCGTGCGCGGGCTGACCGACTCGATCCTGAAGTCCAACGCGGCGCTGATGTCGTCGCAGGGTCAGGACATCCAGCGCATCGCCGCCACTCCCGCCGTCGGCGTCGAGGCCGTGCGGACCTCGTTCGACCAGATCTACGCGGCGATCGACGCGATCGACACCTTCAAGGCCCGCGCGGCCGACTCGATGGCCGGCACCGTGCAGGCGCTGGACTTCGAGATCCGGCGCGCCCACGACCACCTGAGCCGCGTGCGCGGTGCAGAGGAGCAAGCATGA